A stretch of the Proteus sp. ZN5 genome encodes the following:
- a CDS encoding metal resistance protein codes for MSNWRSGRWLVVITVLLILCCIVQRSLGAHIISERLATAVSQTQYPLSTPIADENSATEHTYSLSTCELSAKSLLSVPPLTIEPFFHSWAVLLLLSMAAIYVSRQRNQKKHHHPPPPIRLHLHYCILRD; via the coding sequence ATGAGTAATTGGCGGTCAGGTCGCTGGCTAGTGGTGATAACAGTTTTGCTGATCTTGTGTTGCATTGTTCAGCGTTCATTAGGTGCCCACATCATTAGTGAGCGCTTAGCAACGGCTGTCTCTCAAACACAATATCCACTATCAACACCGATTGCTGATGAGAATAGTGCAACAGAGCACACTTATTCATTATCTACCTGTGAATTAAGCGCCAAATCATTATTATCAGTTCCTCCATTAACCATTGAGCCATTTTTCCATTCATGGGCTGTATTGCTATTGTTAAGCATGGCTGCCATTTATGTGTCGCGTCAGCGTAATCAGAAAAAACACCATCATCCACCTCCACCAATTAGACTTCACCTTCATTATTGTATTTTGAGGGATTAG
- a CDS encoding DsbA family protein, translated as MKKTLSALVISSLLFGANVQAAALSADQEKEVRALVRDTLIKNPEILEEAITALQAQKADEQQAQFRTALSAEHDALYNDAASPRIGAKDAKLVLVSFTDYNCPYCKRFDPLLEQITKDYPEVAVVIKPLPFKGESSAKASQAVLSVWKEDPKAFLALHQRLMQKKTMLDNASIDDAMKTTNTSKVKLTDESLKALQNNLDLSRKLGIQGTPATVVGDMVIPGAVDYAQLEVIVKEQLDKVKK; from the coding sequence ATGAAAAAAACACTTTCTGCACTGGTTATCTCTTCGTTACTTTTTGGTGCAAATGTGCAAGCTGCGGCATTAAGTGCTGATCAGGAAAAAGAAGTTCGCGCGCTGGTTCGTGATACGTTGATCAAAAACCCAGAAATTCTGGAAGAAGCTATCACTGCATTACAAGCACAAAAAGCAGATGAGCAACAAGCTCAATTCCGTACTGCATTAAGTGCAGAGCACGACGCGTTATATAATGATGCTGCAAGTCCTCGAATTGGTGCAAAAGACGCTAAGTTAGTGTTGGTTTCTTTTACTGATTATAACTGCCCTTACTGCAAACGTTTCGACCCATTATTAGAACAAATCACAAAAGATTATCCTGAAGTTGCCGTGGTGATTAAACCATTGCCATTTAAAGGTGAAAGTTCTGCAAAAGCTTCTCAAGCTGTGCTTTCAGTTTGGAAAGAAGATCCAAAAGCATTCTTAGCATTACACCAGCGTTTAATGCAGAAGAAAACAATGTTAGATAATGCAAGTATTGATGATGCAATGAAAACAACCAATACAAGCAAAGTGAAATTAACGGATGAAAGCTTAAAAGCGTTACAAAATAACTTAGATCTTTCTCGTAAATTAGGTATTCAAGGTACACCTGCAACTGTCGTTGGCGATATGGTTATTCCGGGTGCCGTTGATTACGCTCAGCTAGAAGTGATTGTAAAAGAACAACTGGATAAAGTGAAAAAATAA
- a CDS encoding protein-disulfide reductase DsbD domain-containing protein yields the protein MFRSFIMALILTLFTLSTSQAADTGWLTTPDNSHAQVRATAQKSPAGDVKVLLEVQLESGWKTYWRSPGEGGVAPEINWSQDVSAITWHWPSPSAFDVAGIHTQGYDKQVVFPIELSSVQTDRLTGVLTLSTCSNVCILTDYTLDLDLTEPVPADFEWQYNQAMAKIPVGTGLVSSVSSGYNNSQLTISLQREQGTWVKPNIYLDPPEGMLYGIPKLNHQDKNLFVTVDVTDDWGDAAGDISGKVLSFVITDQDFSRQVNDTIGHGGAEIAPASNSGVGFWSILAFALLGGLILNLMPCVLPVLAMKMGSILHLENRDKGVIRKQFSVSVLGILVSFWALALFMTGLRYSQEALGWGIQFQSPWFIGFMVLVTAIFTANLFGLFELRLSSNINTKMATAGGQGYSRHFWEGAFATLLATPCSAPFLGTAVAYALIAPLNELWLIFTALGIGMSLPWILVAIFPSIAKALPKPGKWMNRLRVVLGFMMLLSSIWLITLLIPHLGLPIVMAIFIAITLLLLFAIARHYGKKTVFISAVIAFFLGGSTYLFVEQPASQTLAGQDTINWQPLSEEAIHQALADNKRVFVDVTADWCVTCKANKYNVLLREEIQAALSAPDVVALRGDWTKPSDKITQFLKQRGQVAVPFNQVYGPCHKDGVVLPPILNKDSTLTVLSEAKGAQ from the coding sequence ATGTTTCGTTCTTTTATTATGGCGTTGATACTAACGCTATTTACTTTATCTACCTCTCAAGCAGCAGATACAGGTTGGTTAACCACACCTGATAATTCTCATGCACAAGTTAGGGCGACAGCACAAAAGTCCCCAGCGGGTGACGTGAAAGTTTTACTTGAGGTACAGCTTGAGTCTGGATGGAAAACGTATTGGCGTTCTCCAGGAGAAGGTGGTGTTGCCCCTGAAATTAATTGGTCGCAAGATGTAAGTGCAATAACTTGGCATTGGCCATCACCTTCAGCTTTTGATGTGGCGGGTATTCATACTCAAGGGTATGATAAACAAGTCGTTTTTCCTATTGAGTTATCTTCTGTTCAAACTGATCGCTTAACAGGAGTTTTAACTTTATCCACATGCAGTAATGTCTGTATTCTGACTGACTACACCTTAGACTTGGATCTTACTGAACCTGTGCCTGCTGATTTTGAATGGCAATATAATCAGGCAATGGCAAAAATTCCTGTTGGAACAGGATTAGTATCATCAGTTTCTTCTGGTTATAACAATAGCCAACTCACAATCTCTTTACAAAGAGAGCAAGGCACTTGGGTTAAACCTAATATTTATCTCGATCCTCCCGAAGGTATGCTTTATGGCATTCCAAAATTAAATCATCAAGATAAAAACCTATTTGTCACCGTTGATGTGACTGATGATTGGGGCGATGCTGCTGGTGATATCTCTGGTAAGGTGCTTTCTTTTGTTATTACTGACCAAGATTTTTCTCGCCAAGTTAATGACACCATAGGGCATGGAGGAGCAGAGATTGCTCCCGCCTCCAATTCAGGTGTTGGGTTTTGGAGTATTCTTGCTTTTGCGCTATTGGGTGGCTTAATTCTGAATTTGATGCCTTGTGTATTACCTGTACTTGCGATGAAAATGGGGTCAATTCTTCATCTTGAAAATCGTGATAAAGGCGTTATTCGCAAGCAATTTTCTGTTTCTGTTCTAGGCATCTTAGTTTCATTTTGGGCGCTAGCTCTGTTTATGACAGGCTTACGTTATAGCCAAGAAGCCTTAGGTTGGGGAATTCAATTCCAAAGTCCTTGGTTTATTGGTTTTATGGTATTAGTTACTGCTATTTTTACTGCAAATCTATTTGGATTATTTGAACTGCGTTTAAGTAGCAATATAAATACTAAAATGGCAACAGCAGGTGGACAAGGATATAGCCGACACTTTTGGGAAGGTGCATTTGCAACTTTACTCGCAACACCTTGTTCAGCACCATTTTTAGGAACCGCTGTCGCTTATGCACTTATTGCGCCTCTAAATGAACTATGGCTTATTTTTACCGCTCTAGGGATTGGAATGAGTTTGCCTTGGATCTTAGTGGCTATATTTCCATCTATCGCTAAAGCGCTACCAAAACCGGGCAAATGGATGAATCGCCTAAGAGTGGTTTTAGGCTTTATGATGTTATTGTCCAGTATTTGGTTAATTACATTACTTATTCCACATCTAGGATTGCCAATCGTAATGGCTATTTTTATTGCCATTACTCTGCTTTTATTGTTTGCGATAGCTCGGCATTATGGCAAAAAAACGGTATTTATTTCGGCTGTTATTGCCTTCTTTTTAGGAGGAAGCACCTACCTATTTGTTGAGCAACCAGCAAGCCAAACACTCGCAGGTCAAGATACGATAAATTGGCAACCTTTATCAGAAGAAGCGATACACCAAGCATTAGCAGATAATAAACGTGTATTTGTCGATGTAACAGCAGATTGGTGTGTAACCTGCAAAGCAAACAAATACAATGTATTATTGCGAGAAGAGATTCAGGCTGCACTTTCAGCGCCAGATGTTGTCGCATTAAGAGGGGATTGGACTAAACCCTCTGATAAAATCACTCAGTTTTTAAAACAACGTGGTCAAGTTGCAGTACCCTTTAACCAAGTTTATGGACCTTGCCATAAAGATGGCGTGGTTTTACCCCCTATTTTAAATAAAGATTCAACATTGACAGTTCTTTCAGAGGCTAAAGGAGCCCAATAA